DNA from Microbacterium sp. SORGH_AS_0969:
CAGCGCGACGCGATGATCGCCCTGTCGCGGCCCCACCCGGATGACCCCGGTCCACACGCGCCCCCGGGATTCCGCCATCCCTCCAGCCTACGCGCCCCCCATAGGGCGCTCGGATCCGCCTCCGCGGCGGGCTGGGCGAAACTCCTGAGATAACGGGGCTGTGGCACCTCGGGGCGCCGTGGCACGCCCAGCGCTCCCGAATGCTCAGGAGTTTGGCCCGGGCGCGGTGCGGCCATCCCGCCCCGCGTCGTCAAGTCCCTGGCATCCGGTCGCCGATCTGATGGGGTGGAGGAATGGACACCGAGCGAGAGAAGCGCCCCATCGAACCCGGTCCCGAGCCCGACACGTCGACCGCGGCCGAGGCCGACAGGTCGGACCCGTCGCTCGAGGAGGACGACCAGCCCACCGAGTGAGCGTCGTTCGACGTCGAGGAGACCCGGGATGCCGCGGCCTCGGGTTCCGTAGGGTGGAAAACCCCGACCCCGGGATTCCCGACCCCGCCCGAGGAGAGACGTGTTCCGCACGCCCCTGACCCTGTTCCGCACGCTCGCGATCGCCGAGGCGATCTCGTGGACCCTCTTGATCGGCGGGCTCATCCTGCGGGCCACCGCCGACCTCCCGATCGCGGTGAGCATCGGCGGCGGCATCCACGGGTTCGTGTTCCTCGCCTACGGCGCGACGGCGGTGCTCGTGGCGCTGAACCAGCGATGGGGATTCGTCCCGGCGGCCGTGGCGATCGTCAGCGCGGTGATCCCGTACGCGACGATCCCGACCGAGGTGTGGCTGCAGCGGTCGGGGCGCCTCCGCGGCGCGTGGCGTCTCGACGACAGCGGCGACCCGCGCGACAGGCGTCCGATCGACCGTTCGCTGCGGTTCTTCCTGCGCCGGCCGTGGGTGCTCGGGCTCGTCCTCGTCGCCGTCGTCGCGCTCGTCTTCGTCGTGCTGCTCATCGTCGGCCCTCCCGGTGGCAAGGGCTGAGACCCGCCTCAGCGCACCCCGATGCGCGCGGGAGCCGACGAGAGCGAGCAGGCCGCCACGGCCGTCTCGACGGTTCCCGAGATCGTCACGACCGCGAGACCGGTGCCGACGTACGTCACCATCCCCTCGCTCGCGGGCGTCGAGCCCGTCGGCCCCGAGAAGCGGTGCACCGTGGTTCCCGCCCGTCCCGAGACCGACACAGTCAGGTCCACGCCGTCGATCGGACCGGTCCCCGAAGACGCTCTCCACGTGACCGCCGCGACACCCCGGCCCCAGCTCATCGCCGTCAGGGTGAGCGCGCCGCACTCCTCGCCACCGACCGCTTCGGTGCGCAGTGCGACCCCCGGCGGGGTGGTGTTGGCTGCGCACACGGCGATGCCGTGACGGCGCGCGTACTCGCGGCCGCTCGCGTCCACCCGTGAGCAGTCGGCGAACAGGGGGGTCGTGACGGTGGTCCCGAGAGGATCGGTGTAGGCCGCCACAGCCGCCGTCGTGGGGATGCCGGTGACGAGGACCGCCAGGGCGGCGACGGCGATCGGCACCCCGATGATGCGACGTCGCATGGCGCCTCCTCGCGCTGATGACGAGAATCTACGCCGTCCGGGTCGACACCGTCACCGTGAATTTGCGATCGCGGGCGACCTGCCGGGTCGGCCCGACGAGACGCTCGAGGGCGGGCCGGTACTGCAGCGCGGAGTTCCACACCGTCCAGAGTTCGCCGCCCGGCCGGAGCACGCGCGCCGCCTCGGCGAACATGCGCGGGGCGATGCCCTCGGTGACCGCCGCCCCCGAGTGGAAGGGCGGGTTGAGCGCGATGAACGACGCACTGTCGTCGGGCCGGCCTCGCAGCATGTCGTCGCGCACCACCGTGACCCGGTCGGCGACGCCGTTGGCCTCGGCCGTCGCGCGCGCCGACTCGACCGCGATCGCGGACTGGTCGCACGCGAGAACCCGGAGGGAGGGATGCCGTGTCGCCAGGGTCGCGGCGACGATGCCGGTGCCGCACGCGAGGTCGATCGCCTCCGCGTCGCGCGGCTCGGGGAGGTGGGCCAGGAGAAGCCGGGTGCCGATGTCGAGCGACGCCCCGGCGAACGCGCCGCCGAACGCGCGGATCTCGAGTCCGTCGATCCGCGCCCTCTCCGGTTCGGGGTCGGCGCCGTCGTGCGGCCCGCGGGCGATGAGGACGCGCGACTTCTGCCGGGCGTGCGAGACGTCGACCCGCTCGAACCGTTTGCGGAGCACGTCGTTCATCGTCAGGGTCATGTGCTTCAGCCGCCCGCCCGCGAAGACGACCACGTCCGGGTGGGCGTATCGGGCGATGAGCCCTGTGATGTCGTGCAGCTCACGCAGCGCCCGCGGCAGACGCAGCAGCACGACGCGCGCGTTCTCGAGGAGGGCGGCATCCCGGGCGTGCGAGGTGAACGATCCGGTGAGCTGCGTCGTCTCGGCGTTCGCCGCGAGGGCCTGTTCGCCGGTGAGCTCGTCCTGATGTACCCGGATGCCGCGCGCTCCGGCAGCGGCCGAGGCCAGGGTGAGTGCCCCGTAGGCGTCGCCGATCACGACGAGCTGTCCGTCCGCGAGACCCGCACGGGCCTCGGCGGACTCGTCGAGGATCAGCCGGTCGGCCGCGTCCACGGCGAGCAGGTCGGGTGCCTCGAGATCGGGCCAGCGGCGGAGGGCATCGAGTGAGAACGGCACTCGGACACGGTACCCGGCGCGCGACCTCGCCGACGGTGGGCCGGGCCGGTTGCGAGACGTCAGGACCGGCGGTTCGCGGCGGCCGCGGCGGCGGCCAGGTCGGCGAGTACCGGCGGCACATCGTCCTGCGGGACGACCGCCTGGATGAGCGTCAGCCCCTCCGATCGCCGCGCCGCGGCGAGTGCGTCGCTGAGAGCCCCGACGGTGTCGACGCGCACACCGACGTTCGTACCGGCGGGATCCATCGCGCCGAGGAGCGCGGTCCAATCCCACGTCGCGATGTCGTTGTACTCCTCGTGCAGGCCGTGGATCACGCGCTCGACCGTGTAGCCGCCATTGTCGACCACGACGATGACCGCCGGCACGCCGTGGCGCACGAGCGTACCGAGCTCGGCGCTCGTGAGCTGGGCGGCGCCGTCGCCGATCAGCAGCACCGGGCGCCGCTCGGGTCGGGCGAGCGCGGCACCGAGGATCGCCGGCAGCGTGAAACCGATCGCGGCCCACAGCGGCTGACCACCGAACACGACGCCGTGGGGCAGGCGTTCTCCGGCCATGCCGTAGAACGACGTGCCCTGGTCGGCGAGCACGGTGTCGCCGTCGCGGAGGAAGGCGGCCACCTCGTGCCACAGCGCCGACTGCGACAGCGCGTCACCCGCTTCGGCGGCCGGTCGCGGAGCGACGGGCGGGGCTCCCGCATCGACCGCGAAGCGACCGGGGAGCGCGGCGAGTTCGTCGGCGACGGCGTCGAGGGCGTCCCGCATCGCGAGCGGGCGGAAGTCGTCGTCGCCGATGCGCGCGTGCTCGCCGCGGATCTCGATCGTGCGCGCCGGGTCGATGTGCTGCGAGAAGAACCCGCTCGTCAGATCGGTGAACTGCACGCCCGCCATGACGAGCACGTCGGCTTCTTCGATGCCCGCGCGGACGGCGGGAGCACTCGCCGCACCGAGGTAGGGACCGAGATACCCGGATGCCGACTCGTCGACGACGCGGCGGCCCCACAGCAACGAGGCGTGCGGCACTCCGCTCTCGAGGACGCGGTGCAGGTGGTCTTCGGCGTCGAGGCGCGCGACGAGGATGTCGGCGAGGACGGCGGCGGAGTCGGCCACGGCCAGTCGAGCGGCGACCGCATCGCGGAACCGGGTGAGCACCGCGGGGTCGGTGACGGTGTCGGGGGAGGGGAGCGGCTCGGACGGAGGGTCGACGGGCGTCTCGCCGATGTCAGCGGGGATCAGCAGATATCCCGGTAGGCGCCGATGGCGCACCTCGGTGACGAGGCGGTCGATCTGGGCCGTGGCATCCGTCGCGGTGAGCGCTTCTTGAGCGGCGGTGACCTCGGCGGTCATGCGGGCGAAGTGGCCGAAGTCGCCGTCGCCGAGGGAGTGGTGGCTCGCCCGCCCCGCTGCCTGCACCGCGGTGGTGGGAGCGCCGACGACGTGCAGGACGGGGACATGCTCGGCGTAACTGCCGGCGACCGCACTGATGGCCGAGAGCTCGCCGACGCCGAAGGTCGTGCTGAGGGCGCCGAGGCCGTGGAGGCGCGCATAGCCGTCGGCGGCGTAGCCCGCGCCGAGCTCGTTCGCGCACCCGACCCATTCGATGAGCGGATGGCGCTCGACGTGATCGAGGAAGGCGAGCGTGAAATCACCGGGAACGCCGAAGAAGTGCCGTACTCCCGATTCGGCCAGTCGATCGAGGAGGTAGTCGGCCACGGTATAGGTCGTCATGGCCGATGCTCCCGGTTTACCGCGTGCCGAAGTGGAAGGGCAGCGCCAACGATGCCGAGACCAGGATGATGCCGAGGGCGAAGAACAGCGCGGGGGCCGCGAGCGAGAACGAGAGGCCGGTGAGCAGCATGCCCCCGACGAACAGGATGAGCGAGACGATGAACATGAGGATCCCTTCGGTCGCTCCAGGCTACCGTGCCGGGTCGGCGGGTCGTGCCTCGGGCTCGACCGCGTCGCGGGACGGTTTCTCGCCGAGCGCGGCGTGCGCCCAGAGCGTGCTCCCCGCCACGGCCGCCGGCATGATCGCGACCGCGCCGAGCGGGACGAGGAAGCAGATCTGGGTCGCGACGCCGAACCCGAGGGCCTTCGCGCGGTGCTCGCGAAGGAGGGTGCGTCGCGCCCGGCGGTCGAGGCCACGGGCCGAGAGCGCGCGGGAGGTGAGTTCGTCGGCGAGGAGCCAGCCGGTCAGCAGGAGGCCGACGACACCCCCGAGCACCCCTCCGACGAGGGGGATGAGCCCGAGCAGCCACGCGAGAAGTGCGACCAGGATGCCACGGAGCACCAGCCGCGCGCTGTCGCCCACTCCCCGCCAGAAGCCGTACTCGACGTTCGGCACCGCGCCGAGGGCGGAGCGCTCGGTCGCGCGCCAGATCCGGTCGTAGATCGGCTCGCCGACCGTCAACGTCACGGCGGTGAACGAGACCGCGAAGAGGAACAGCACCGCACCGAACGACGCGACCCCGATTGCCACGCGGAGGGCGGCGGCCCAGAACGGTTCCCATCCGTCGGCGAACGGCGTCCAGTCGTCGACGAGGCTCGGAAGCCAGAAGCCCCACCCCACGAGCGCGGCGCCGAACGCCAGACCGACGACGGCACCCGGGATGAGCCCCAGTGCCATCGCGCCCGGCGTGCGTCGCCACTGGCCGAGACCACGGAGCAGGAGGCCGGCGCCGGCGAGGAAGTCGCGCATGGCGACGAGTCTGGCAGACGCCTCCGACACGGGTCGGATGCGCCGACGGTCGGGGTGGGCGGGTATCCGCGGCCCCGGCCTGGTCATGTCGGTGGCCGGTGCCAGGATGTGGGCATGCGGATCCGCACGACGTCGACCCAGCGCACCTACCGATACGTGCGGTTGTCGATCGTGGCGGCGACCCTCGTTCTGGCGCTGTCCGTGGGGCTCGAGGTCGCGAGTGCGGGTGTGCTTTCCTCGATCAGCGCCGCGTTCTACACGCCGGCGGGCGATCTCTTCGTGGGGAGCCTGTGCGCGATCGCGCTGGCGCTCCTCGTCCTCTCCGGGCGCAGCATCGAGCAGGGACTCCTCGACGTGGCGGCGGTGTTCGCTCTCGTCGTCGCGCTGGTGCCCACGCCGATCTCCGACGCTTCCTGCGAGGGCGCCGCGGTGTGCGTGCCGGGTGCGGCGGTCGCCGGAGTGATCAACAACGGCGTGTCGGTGGCATCCCTCTCCGTCGTCGTCCTGATCTTCGCCGCGGTCCTCGCTCGCACGCAGGGGTCCGCGGGGTGGGGGACTGTCGTGACGCTGGTCGGGATCGCGCTGATCGTCGTCGGATTCGTGTCGTGGGCTCTCGCCGACTTCCCGACGTTCCTCCGCGGTGCGCACAACGTCGCGGCCGTCGGGTTCTTCTCGGTGATCGGTGTGGTCGCCGCCGTGTCGGCGTGGCGGCCCCAACGCGCCGCGCGTCGCTTCCGGGTGCTGTACGCCGTGGTCGCGGTCGGCATCCTGGGGGTGCTGATCGCCCTGGTCGCGGTGCTGGTCGCCGGAAGAGCGGCGACGGCGACCGTGGGGGGTGTGCCGGCGATCTTCCTCGGGGAGTCTGTCGTGGTGGTCCTGTTCGCGGTGTTCTGGCTCGTGCAGACGGTCGAACTCTGGGACGCCACCGATCCCGCGCTGCGCGCGTGAGATTGCCGGGAATAACCTCGGAACCACGTCGTTGAAGTTGATACATGGCCGCTCAAGTCTCAAACTTGAGTGAGCTTGACTCATGTATCACAGGAGACATTCGTGCCCGAAGACTTCACCCCCGACGCCGGGGACAACGGTGCCCAGTCGTTCGACGAGTTCCTCGCCCGCTACCTCGCGGGGGAGCGCGCCCGCGCCGAACGGTCCATCGACCTCAGCAGGTTCCTGAGCGCCCGCACGCAAGAGGCGTTGCAGGCGGCGGGCCGGTACGCACTCGGTCGGGGCCAGCGCGAGCTCGACGCCCTTCACGTGCTCCACGTCCTCGTGGGGCAGTCGCCCGCGCGCGAGGCCGTGTCGCGCCTCGGCGCCGACCCGGTCGCGATCGCCCGCGCCGCCGAGAGCCGCCTCCCGGCGGCCGGTCCCGCTGCCGACGTCGACGGGGCCGTCGTCGCCGGTTCCGTCCAGCGCGCGCTGTTCCACGCCTTCCAGGTCGCGCGGGCCGCAGGATCCACCTACGTCGACCCCGACCACCTCTTCTTCGCGCTCGTGCTGGCGCAGGACGCGCCCGCCGGGCAGATCCTCGCGCAGGCCGGTGTCACGGCCGAGGCCCTGACCCAGGGCGTGCGCGAGACCGTCGTGGGCGGCGAGCCGAGTTCCGCGCCCGAGCAGACGGCATCCACGACCCCGTATCTCGACCGCTTCGGCACCGACCTGACCGCCCTCGCGACGGCGGGCGAGCTCGACCCGGTCATCGGCCGGTCCGACGAGATCGAGCAGACGATCGAGATCCTCAGCCGCCGGACGAAGAACAACCCGGTCCTGATCGGCGAGGCCGGCGTCGGAAAGACCGCGATCGTCGAGGGACTGGCTCGTGCGATCGTCGCCGATGAGGTTCCCGAACAGCTCCGCGGCACCCGCGTGGTCTCGATCGACCTCGCGGCGATGCTCGCGGGCGCACGTTATCGCGGCGACTTCGAGGAGCGCCTCACCCAGACGATGGAGGAGATCGCGGCATCCGAGAAGCTCGTCGTCTTCATCGACGAGGTGCACACCCTCGTCGGTGCGGGCGGCAGCGGCGACGGATCGATGGACGCGGGCAACATCCTCAAGCCGCGTCTCGCGCGCGGCGACGTGCGTCTCATCGGCGCGACCACGCTGCGTGAGTACCGCACGATCGAGAAGGACCCCGCTCTCGAGCGGCGTCTGCAGCCGGTGCGCGTGGGCGAGCCTTCGCTGACGGATGCCGTGGAGATCCTCCGCGGTCTGCGTTCGGCGTACGAGGAGCACCACGCCGTCACCTACACCGACGACGCGCTGCGCGCCGCCGTCGAGCTGAGCGACCGGTACCTTCCCGACCGCGTGCTCCCTGACAAGGCGATCGACCTCATCGACCAGGCCGGAGCGCGCCTGCGTCTGAAGCTCGGGGTCTCGGTCGACACCTCGTCGCTGTTGGAGCGGCTCGCCACTCTCGAGGCGGAGAAGAACGCCGCCGTCTCAGCCGAGCACTACGAGGAGGCCTCGCGCCTGCGCGACGAGATGGCCGCCGTGCAGGCCCGGCTCGACGACGCGACGCGTGGCCCCCGGGTCGCGGCCGTGGTGGACGAGCCCGAGATCGCCGCGGTGATCAGCCGGTCCACCGGCATCCCGGTCGCCCGACTGACGGCGACTGAACGCGGACGCCTTTCGCAGCTCGAGAACGAGTTGCACGCCCGGGTCATCGGGCAGGACGACGCCGTCACCGCGGTCGCCAAGGCCGTGCGCCGCAACCGCACGGGCATGGGAGACGAGAACCGTCCCGTCGGTTCGTTCCTCTTCCTCGGCCCCACGGGCGTCGGCAAGACCGAGCTCGCGAAGGCCCTCGCGGGGTCGCTCTTCGACGACGACGGTGCCGTGATCCGCTTCGACATGAGCGAGTTCGGCGAGCGCCACACCGTGTCGCGCCTCGTCGGTGCCCCTCCCGGATACGTCGGCTACGACGAGGCGGGTCAACTCACCGAGCGCGTCCGACGCAACCCTTACGCGGTCGTGCTGTTCGACGAGATCGAGAAGGCGCACCCCGACGTGTTCACTCTGCTGCTGCAGGTGCTCGACGACGGACGCCTGACCGACGGCCAGGGACGCACGGTCGACTTCCGCAACACGGTGATCGTGATGACCTCGAACCTGGGCGCCGAGATCCTGGCATCCCGTTCCGGCGCGATCGGCTTCGCGACGCGCGAGTTCGCCGCCGAGGACGTGCGCGACCGCGTCATGGGCAAGCTGCGCGAGGCGATGCGGCCCGAGTTCCTCAACCGGATCGACGACATCGTCCTGTTCCAGAAGCTCGAGAAGGCGCAGCTGCGCGAGATCGTGCGGCTGCTGCTGGGCGCGTCCGCGCGGCGACTCGCTTCGCGCGACGTGGCTCTGGAGGTCACCGACGCGGCCGTCGACCGCCTCGCCGAGGTCGGGTACGAGCCCGAGTACGGCGCACGGCCGCTGCGCCGCCTCATCCAGCGCGAGGTCGACGACCGCATCGCCGACCTGTTCGTGTCGGGCGAGCTGAACGACGGGGGAGCGGTGACGGTGGATGCCGACGCCTCGGGCTTCGTCGTCCGCGCGGCGTCCGCGGCTCTCGCGGCGTAGGGCCGTCGGGCTCCAGGCCCTCGGAACCTTCGGGTTCCGGGGGCCTTTCGCGTGTTCGGGGATCTCCGCGGGACGTCACGGGGTGGTCGGGGGTGGGCGGCCTTGGGGCCGGGGCCGTGGGGCCGGGGTGGGCCGTGCCGTCGCGCGGAGTTCGGGGGCGACACGCCGGTGGGGGTGGGCCGGTGGCGGAGTGTTGCCGGTGATCTCCGCCGGAGGGTACGGGGCTGCCCGTGAGCGGACGGCCGGCGGGCCGGTACGGGCTGGGCCGTCCTGCGGAGTTCGTCCGGCTTCGGGGCCGGCGTGGGGCCGTGCCGTCGCGCGGAGTTCGGGGGCGACACGCCGGTGGGGCTGGGTCGGTGTGGGCGTGTTGCCGGTGATCTCCGCCGGACGGTACGCGGTAGCCCGTGGGCCCCCAGCAGATCGGCCCACCGGATGCCACGACCCTCGCCCGATGTCGGAGGTTCGGGGCAGAGTAGAGGGATGAGTCGTATCGGCACGATCTTCAGCCCCTACCCCCACCCGCCCGAGCAGCTGCGCGACGCCGCGCGCGCGGCGGAAGACGCCGGCATCGAGGAGCTGTGGCTGTGGGAAGACTGCTTCCGCTCCTCCGCTTGGGCCGCCGCAGCCGCCGCCCTGGCCGTCACCGATCACCTGCGCATCGGCGTCGGGATCGCGCCGTTGCCCCTCCGCAACGTCGCCGCCTCGGCGATGGAGGTCGCGACGATCGAGCGCATGTTCCCCGGGCGGCTCCTCCCCGGTTTCGGACACGGCGTACAGGACTGGATGCGTCAGGTCGGGGCGAAGGCCGCCTCGCCGCTCACGCTCATGCACGAGCAGCTCCCCGCCCTCCGCTCGTTGCTCGCGGGCGACACGGTCAGCGCCGAGGGGAGGTACGTCCGACTGCGCGAGGTCGCCCTCGACTGGCCGCCCGCCGAGGCTCCGCTCGTCTACGCGGCGGCCGAGGGGCCGAAGACGCTGGCTCTCGCCGGTGCCGTCGCCGACGGTGTCATCCTCGACAGCCGGCACACGGTCGACGAGATCGCCGAGGCCGTCGGCGTGGTGCGGGCGGGGCGAGCGGATGCCGGTCGCGACGGCCGCACCGACGTCGTCGCCTACGTGCTCACGGCCTTCGGTCCCGACGCCCGCGAAAGGGCAATCGCCGCGGCGGGTGACCGACCCGATGCCGGGGATCGGGTGCTCGCCGGTTCGGTGTCGGAGGTCGCCGACGGCGTCGCCCGGTTCCAGGCCGCGGGTGTCGACGATGTCGTGCTGCTCCCGACGGATGACGTCGACCTCGCGGCCTTCTACGCCGCGGTCGGTCAGGTGGCGATCGCTGTCCCGAACGCCGGAGGGGTGTCATGACCCGCGGTGTCGTCTCGCTCGGACTCGCGGGAGCGCTCGGCCCCGACGCCATCGCGCGCATCGCCCCCGAGGTCGAGAGAGCCGGGTTCCACGCGCTCTGGATCAACGACACCCCCGACGGCGACGCTCTTGCCGCGCTCGCCGCGGCGGCGACGGTGACGGACCGTCTGCACCTCGCCACGGGAGTCGTGCCCGTCGACCGTCGACCCGGTGATGAGATCGCCGCGGAGGTGGCATCCCTCGGTCTTCCCCTCGACCGGTTGACGCTGGGCATCGGGTCCGGCGTGGCGAAAGAGGGGGCACTGGCACGCGTCAGAGACGCGATCGAGGTGCTGCACGGCGCGGGCATGCCGCGTGTGCTCGTCGGCGCGCTCGGCCCGAAAATGCGCCGCACCGGCGTCGAGCGGGCCGAGGGGGTGCTTCTCAACTGGGTGCCGCCGGTCGAGGCACGCGCGCAGACCGAGGTCCTTCACGAGGTCGCACCGGCCGCCCATGTCGCCGTTTACGTGAGAACGGCGATCGTTCCCGGCGCCCGAGCACGCCTCGCCGCCGAGACCGAGCGATACGCGTCGTTCCCGAACTACGCCGCGAATTTCGCGCGGATGGGGGTGGATGCCGCCGACACGACGATCCGCGACGTCACCGAGCTGAGCGGTGCACTCGAGGCGTACACCGCGGTGACCGACGAGGTCGTGCTCCGCGCGATCGTGCCGGAAGACACGGTGGAGGCCTACGTCGATTTCGTGCGGCGGACGGCACCTTCGCCGAGCTGACGGGAGGGGGCGCCGCCGATCCGTCTTCGCGCGGGCCGACGGCGACAGTCGTCGCACGGTTCTCGCGCCGGCCGATCCGTGCCTGTCGGCGTGCCACGGCGGTGGCTGCGGGACCCCGCGCGGATGTTCGCCGCGCCGCGCGCCGTAGCATGGGCCCATGCGGCGACTTCCGGTGACCCTCGTGACGATCGCGGCCACTGCGGCGCTGCTCTCCGCCTGCACCGGTGCGCCGGCGGCCGGGGACGCTCCCACAGGCAACGCCGCGGCGGCCTCGGTCGGCCCACCGCCCGCCACGGAGTCGAACCTCGGTTCGGAGCCCACGCCGACGCCCGCGTCCACACCGGACGCCGCCTCGATCGCCCAAGCCGATGCGTGGCTCGGCGCGATCGCACTGCCCGCGGGGGCGGTGCGCACGGACGACAACACCCGGTTGTACACGTCGTTCGCCGGATGGATCTGCGCCCCCATCGCGGGGCGTCACGGGGAATGGCTCGTCCCGAACACCGGTGTGGACGAGACGATCGAATGGATTCGCGATAACCCGCCCGCCGGTCTCAAGGCCACGACCGGGGGCGGCTCATTCGGCGACGCCCCGCCGCCGACCTCCGCCACCGTCGCCTTCACCCCGGAAGACCTCTCCCAGCAGGGCGTCCTCTTCCGGGTGGATCGGAGAGGTTCCAGCGTCGCGGTGCAAGCCGACGTCGTCGCGCTCGGCTCGACCTCGGTGTGCCCGACGCCCGATCCCGGCACCAGCTTCGGTCTTCCCGGTCAGGGCTGATCCGGCGCGGGTGAGACTTCGATTCAGCAGCGTGGGCCCACGCGGTCGCACTCGTCGAGCGCGAACTGCCGGGGAGGAAGGACTTCTCGCACCGTCCTGACGCAGGGGCTACCGGACCATCCTCAGGGTTCGGGGGATCGGCCCGAACGTCGATACGGCGCCGTCGGGGCGGAACCCGTTGCGTCGGTAGAACGCCTCAGCACGCGGATTGTCCGCCGCGACCCAGAGCGATGCGTGCCGGTCTGCGATCACAGCGTCGAGCAGCGCCTGCCCGGCACCATTGCCGTGCGCCGACGAGAGGACGTAGAGCGCCGTCACTTCCTCGGGACGCACGGCCTCGGGCTCGGGCGTCCGTTGCGCGGCGGCGAAGCCGATGATCTCGCCGTCGGCCACCGCGACCATCGGGGGTGTGGCGGTGTCTTCGAGGGCAGTCGTCCACATCTCGATCCGACGCTCGACGGCGAACCAGGGGTTCGTTTCGGGGTCGTCGACGAACTTGCCATAGGTCTCGCGCCAGGACCTCGCGTGCACGCGGGCGATGGCCGTGGCATCCTCAGGGGTGGCCGGACGGATGACGACGACCTCCGGCCCCACCCCGGCGTCCGCGATCACTCGATCGATCCAGTCCCTGCGGGGGAGCGCGGCGATCTCGCCGCGCGCGAACCACCCCACCTCGAGAAGCTCGTCCTGGTCGGCGACGGCCGCGCTCAGCAGCTCGCAGTCGTAGGCGGTGGTCACGTATCCGACCTGATCGCCGTTCGGGTAGGTGACCATCATGGGTTCCCCACCATAAACGCCGACGATCGCGCGGATGCGCACGGCGGCTCCGGTTTCTTCGCCGACCTCGCGGTGCAGGGCCTCGGCCGGCTCTTCGCCGGGTTCCACCGCTCCGCCCATCAGGCTCCACAGCCCGGAGTGACGGTGGCGGGCCAGGAGGAACCGATCCCGGTCCCGGATCACCGCGGTCACTCCCGGCAGGAGCAGTAGGTCGGTTCCGATGCGCGAGCGGATCGAGGCGATGTAGTCCGAGACGGGCATGCGGCGAGTTTAGGGAACGCGACGCACGCCGCACGCCGACAACGCTCGCGCGACCGGCCCTCGACCGCGTCGTGAGTGAAAGACTGACCGGATGCCACGCCCCCGAGGTCTCACCATCCGCTCCGTCGCGCGCGGCGGCCTGGCCCTGCTCCTGGTCGGCGCCGGCGTCAGCCACCTGACGTGGGGTCGTCGCGGCTACCGCATCGTCGTGCCCGGCTGGGCGACGAGAATGCTCCACACCGACAAGGACGCCATCGTCGTGGCATCCGGAGCGGCCGAAGTGCTCCTCGGCACCGCGCTCATCGCGCTCCCGCGAGAACGCGGACGAGTCGGCGCGGCGATCGCCGCGTTCTTCGTCGCGGTGTTCCCCGGCAACGTGCACCAGTGGCGCACGGGTCGATCGGCACCCGGCCTGAACACCGATCGCGCGCGGTTCGTCCGGCTCTTCCTGCAGGTCCCGCTCGTGGCGTGGGCCTGGTGGGCGACGCGTCGGCGCTGACGTCGCGCCGAGTTCCGCTCTCGCCGCGGGACGCTCCGCGCCCCGCCCCGCCGCCCTCCACCCGCAACGGCGACCGCAGACG
Protein-coding regions in this window:
- a CDS encoding DUF3817 domain-containing protein; this encodes MFRTPLTLFRTLAIAEAISWTLLIGGLILRATADLPIAVSIGGGIHGFVFLAYGATAVLVALNQRWGFVPAAVAIVSAVIPYATIPTEVWLQRSGRLRGAWRLDDSGDPRDRRPIDRSLRFFLRRPWVLGLVLVAVVALVFVVLLIVGPPGGKG
- a CDS encoding class I SAM-dependent methyltransferase, with protein sequence MPFSLDALRRWPDLEAPDLLAVDAADRLILDESAEARAGLADGQLVVIGDAYGALTLASAAAGARGIRVHQDELTGEQALAANAETTQLTGSFTSHARDAALLENARVVLLRLPRALRELHDITGLIARYAHPDVVVFAGGRLKHMTLTMNDVLRKRFERVDVSHARQKSRVLIARGPHDGADPEPERARIDGLEIRAFGGAFAGASLDIGTRLLLAHLPEPRDAEAIDLACGTGIVAATLATRHPSLRVLACDQSAIAVESARATAEANGVADRVTVVRDDMLRGRPDDSASFIALNPPFHSGAAVTEGIAPRMFAEAARVLRPGGELWTVWNSALQYRPALERLVGPTRQVARDRKFTVTVSTRTA
- a CDS encoding alpha-keto acid decarboxylase family protein is translated as MTTYTVADYLLDRLAESGVRHFFGVPGDFTLAFLDHVERHPLIEWVGCANELGAGYAADGYARLHGLGALSTTFGVGELSAISAVAGSYAEHVPVLHVVGAPTTAVQAAGRASHHSLGDGDFGHFARMTAEVTAAQEALTATDATAQIDRLVTEVRHRRLPGYLLIPADIGETPVDPPSEPLPSPDTVTDPAVLTRFRDAVAARLAVADSAAVLADILVARLDAEDHLHRVLESGVPHASLLWGRRVVDESASGYLGPYLGAASAPAVRAGIEEADVLVMAGVQFTDLTSGFFSQHIDPARTIEIRGEHARIGDDDFRPLAMRDALDAVADELAALPGRFAVDAGAPPVAPRPAAEAGDALSQSALWHEVAAFLRDGDTVLADQGTSFYGMAGERLPHGVVFGGQPLWAAIGFTLPAILGAALARPERRPVLLIGDGAAQLTSAELGTLVRHGVPAVIVVVDNGGYTVERVIHGLHEEYNDIATWDWTALLGAMDPAGTNVGVRVDTVGALSDALAAARRSEGLTLIQAVVPQDDVPPVLADLAAAAAAANRRS
- a CDS encoding EI24 domain-containing protein codes for the protein MRDFLAGAGLLLRGLGQWRRTPGAMALGLIPGAVVGLAFGAALVGWGFWLPSLVDDWTPFADGWEPFWAAALRVAIGVASFGAVLFLFAVSFTAVTLTVGEPIYDRIWRATERSALGAVPNVEYGFWRGVGDSARLVLRGILVALLAWLLGLIPLVGGVLGGVVGLLLTGWLLADELTSRALSARGLDRRARRTLLREHRAKALGFGVATQICFLVPLGAVAIMPAAVAGSTLWAHAALGEKPSRDAVEPEARPADPAR
- a CDS encoding ATP-dependent Clp protease ATP-binding subunit, whose product is MPEDFTPDAGDNGAQSFDEFLARYLAGERARAERSIDLSRFLSARTQEALQAAGRYALGRGQRELDALHVLHVLVGQSPAREAVSRLGADPVAIARAAESRLPAAGPAADVDGAVVAGSVQRALFHAFQVARAAGSTYVDPDHLFFALVLAQDAPAGQILAQAGVTAEALTQGVRETVVGGEPSSAPEQTASTTPYLDRFGTDLTALATAGELDPVIGRSDEIEQTIEILSRRTKNNPVLIGEAGVGKTAIVEGLARAIVADEVPEQLRGTRVVSIDLAAMLAGARYRGDFEERLTQTMEEIAASEKLVVFIDEVHTLVGAGGSGDGSMDAGNILKPRLARGDVRLIGATTLREYRTIEKDPALERRLQPVRVGEPSLTDAVEILRGLRSAYEEHHAVTYTDDALRAAVELSDRYLPDRVLPDKAIDLIDQAGARLRLKLGVSVDTSSLLERLATLEAEKNAAVSAEHYEEASRLRDEMAAVQARLDDATRGPRVAAVVDEPEIAAVISRSTGIPVARLTATERGRLSQLENELHARVIGQDDAVTAVAKAVRRNRTGMGDENRPVGSFLFLGPTGVGKTELAKALAGSLFDDDGAVIRFDMSEFGERHTVSRLVGAPPGYVGYDEAGQLTERVRRNPYAVVLFDEIEKAHPDVFTLLLQVLDDGRLTDGQGRTVDFRNTVIVMTSNLGAEILASRSGAIGFATREFAAEDVRDRVMGKLREAMRPEFLNRIDDIVLFQKLEKAQLREIVRLLLGASARRLASRDVALEVTDAAVDRLAEVGYEPEYGARPLRRLIQREVDDRIADLFVSGELNDGGAVTVDADASGFVVRAASAALAA